Proteins encoded within one genomic window of Gracilimonas sp.:
- a CDS encoding nucleotide excision repair endonuclease, with protein sequence MTLDLFEPAAVTQKERVNNAIDELPPHEPGVYTMYDKHDQVLYVGKGKDLQQRVTSYRYSKSKKIQRMIAHLERISYEVCNSETDAILLENLLIRSLRPPFNHANKKPETYYYISTARRGNKREFRLSMRVPDDYPNVYGCFKGHLKTRKGLGALLKLLYVLKRPIYSAHYLPSQLLNRITPQKFQLTLDTQTSVLVDQFLKGSSNLLAEEFEDYILGQKFNDRFTENYFDNELEVLRMFFTLGPQRNYRIKKELRLQTELINQDEIDDLLVLMKG encoded by the coding sequence ATGACCTTAGATCTCTTTGAACCTGCCGCCGTTACCCAAAAGGAGCGGGTGAATAATGCTATTGATGAACTTCCGCCTCATGAGCCCGGCGTATATACCATGTATGATAAGCACGACCAGGTACTGTATGTGGGTAAGGGGAAAGACTTGCAGCAGCGGGTAACTTCATACCGTTATTCCAAATCAAAGAAGATTCAGAGAATGATTGCTCACCTGGAACGAATCAGTTATGAAGTCTGCAATTCGGAGACAGATGCCATTTTGCTGGAAAATCTGCTCATCCGCTCGCTCCGCCCGCCCTTTAATCACGCCAATAAGAAACCGGAGACCTATTATTACATCTCCACTGCGCGCCGGGGGAATAAACGTGAATTTCGCTTATCTATGCGGGTGCCGGATGATTACCCAAATGTGTACGGCTGCTTTAAGGGCCACCTGAAAACCCGGAAGGGGCTCGGTGCTTTGTTGAAGCTGCTTTACGTCCTGAAGCGCCCTATATACAGCGCACACTATTTGCCCAGTCAATTACTTAACCGGATTACTCCCCAAAAATTTCAGCTTACCCTTGATACACAAACCAGCGTGCTGGTGGATCAGTTCTTAAAAGGTTCGTCCAACTTGCTGGCAGAGGAGTTTGAGGATTATATCTTAGGACAGAAGTTCAACGACCGTTTCACCGAAAACTATTTCGATAATGAGCTTGAAGTGCTACGAATGTTTTTCACCCTTGGGCCCCAGCGCAATTACCGAATAAAAAAAGAATTGAGACTGCAAACCGAACTCATCAACCAGGATGAGATTGATGATTTGCTTGTGTTAATGAAGGGATAG
- a CDS encoding HD domain-containing protein, which produces MKNIPPLHQKIFETISEAAQKLDCPVYVVGGYVRDYYLNRLKEGEMDIDFVTVGSGIELAKKVSGRINGSSLAVYKQFGTAQVKSGELELEFVGARKESYRKNSRKPIVEDGTLEDDQLRRDLTINALSWSLNKEDYGTLKDPFGGMEDLENKLVKTPIDPHRTFDDDPLRMMRAIRFASQLDFRIEEKTFEAITEMSPRISIISKERIIDELNKIIMSANPSLGFTMLFKTGLLKEFFPEMHNLQGVKEVKGVRHKDNFWHTLKVLDNVIELGADLWLRWAAIMHDIAKPPTKRFQEGIGWTFHGHDALGAKWTKRIFRRLGLPLDERMRYVRKLVRLHLRPIALVSDEVSDSAIRRLIYEAGDDIDDLMKLCRADITTKNEYKQERYQKNFDYVEQRIKEVEEKDRIRKWKNPLSGEEIMEALNIEPSKTVGLIKDAVKEAILNGEIPNEHDAAYEYMMTHKDDFLNNG; this is translated from the coding sequence ATGAAAAACATACCGCCTTTACATCAAAAAATATTTGAAACGATCAGCGAAGCTGCGCAGAAACTGGACTGCCCGGTCTACGTTGTGGGCGGCTACGTTCGCGATTACTACCTGAACCGATTGAAAGAAGGAGAGATGGACATCGACTTTGTTACAGTGGGGTCGGGAATTGAGCTCGCAAAAAAAGTTTCGGGCAGAATAAACGGCTCCTCACTGGCGGTTTACAAACAGTTCGGAACCGCTCAGGTTAAATCAGGAGAGCTGGAATTGGAATTTGTCGGTGCCCGGAAAGAAAGTTATCGTAAAAATTCGCGAAAGCCTATTGTGGAAGACGGAACGCTGGAAGACGATCAGCTTCGTCGTGATCTCACCATAAATGCACTTTCCTGGTCCCTTAATAAAGAAGATTACGGAACGCTGAAGGATCCTTTTGGGGGAATGGAAGATTTGGAGAACAAACTGGTAAAGACGCCAATCGACCCGCACCGGACTTTTGATGACGACCCATTGAGGATGATGCGGGCCATCCGGTTTGCCTCTCAGCTCGACTTTCGTATTGAAGAAAAAACGTTTGAAGCGATTACGGAAATGTCGCCCCGGATTAGCATAATTTCCAAAGAGCGCATTATAGATGAGCTGAATAAAATTATAATGAGCGCCAACCCTTCTTTGGGTTTCACTATGCTTTTCAAAACCGGTTTACTCAAGGAGTTTTTCCCGGAAATGCACAATCTTCAGGGAGTTAAAGAAGTAAAGGGAGTGCGACACAAGGATAATTTCTGGCATACATTGAAAGTATTGGATAATGTAATTGAACTCGGTGCCGATTTGTGGCTCCGCTGGGCAGCCATTATGCATGATATTGCCAAGCCCCCCACCAAACGTTTTCAGGAAGGAATAGGCTGGACTTTTCACGGCCACGATGCGCTCGGGGCTAAATGGACTAAACGAATATTTCGCCGCTTAGGCCTTCCCCTGGACGAGCGCATGAGGTATGTGAGAAAATTAGTACGGCTGCACCTCCGGCCCATTGCATTAGTCTCTGATGAAGTTTCGGACAGCGCCATCCGCCGATTGATTTATGAAGCTGGAGACGATATTGATGATTTAATGAAGCTTTGCCGTGCAGACATCACCACAAAAAATGAATACAAACAAGAGCGTTATCAGAAAAACTTTGACTATGTTGAACAACGGATCAAAGAAGTAGAAGAAAAAGACCGCATTCGGAAGTGGAAGAACCCGCTTTCAGGAGAAGAAATAATGGAGGCTCTCAATATTGAACCCTCAAAAACGGTTGGGCTGATTAAAGATGCCGTAAAAGAGGCAATTCTAAATGGGGAGATTCCAAATGAACATGATGCGGCTTATGAATATATGATGACTCATAAAGATGATTTTTTAAACAATGGCTAA
- a CDS encoding universal stress protein, which produces MGNTKKWVIATNGTKYASAAVKYAAELFRDLRAEPEVYILVVAVDDESITEAKAITEMAKYSFEDIAGKEGSLTMMVETGEPGKVIIDQVNKLKADHLFIGGADFKWDINDDSPGGISNYLIEHISGGVTLIK; this is translated from the coding sequence ATGGGAAATACAAAAAAATGGGTAATCGCCACCAATGGCACAAAATACGCCAGCGCCGCTGTTAAATATGCCGCTGAATTATTTCGGGATTTACGAGCAGAGCCGGAAGTCTATATTTTAGTGGTAGCAGTGGATGATGAATCAATTACAGAGGCCAAGGCTATAACAGAAATGGCTAAATATTCGTTTGAGGATATTGCCGGTAAAGAGGGCTCTTTGACGATGATGGTTGAAACCGGAGAACCCGGTAAAGTGATTATTGATCAAGTGAACAAGCTAAAAGCCGATCATCTTTTTATCGGCGGAGCTGACTTTAAATGGGATATTAATGATGACAGTCCGGGAGGAATCAGTAATTATCTTATTGAGCATATTTCGGGCGGGGTTACCCTGATTAAGTAA
- a CDS encoding AI-2E family transporter produces MEQQSTDNSKLFKAATLLVIGTLTVYIMIEAQFILLPLVWATFIALLILPLTEKLEKIRFPRWLSIITVLTVFTTVLSVILYLLSIQAAGLLSDIPAVTGKIDIWISDLQYFLEENIGISHELLTRQATNSVSQIINTGLTELRNSLFSVFRLLTVISVIPIYIFFLLYYRDSFYRGSMQIFVNYHDQTRSLFNKIIKVAQQYLRGLMLVTIIVGILFYIVLTIFNIKYAFFFAVLLAVFNLIPYIGVFISSLLVVLYSVTIFDSMFYPVAILISLWLIQLLENNLITPFVVGSQVKINPLVALIAVFMGASIWGISGMILFIPMVGVLKVVFDEFEGLKPFGLFLGKS; encoded by the coding sequence ATGGAACAACAATCAACAGATAATTCCAAACTGTTCAAAGCAGCCACGCTACTTGTTATCGGCACGTTGACAGTTTATATCATGATTGAGGCTCAGTTCATTTTACTTCCCTTGGTTTGGGCTACATTTATTGCGCTCCTTATCCTGCCATTAACAGAAAAGCTGGAAAAGATCCGGTTTCCTCGCTGGCTATCGATAATTACCGTTCTGACTGTTTTTACTACTGTCTTGAGTGTGATCCTGTATTTGCTATCCATTCAGGCAGCCGGATTACTCAGCGATATTCCTGCTGTAACAGGTAAAATTGATATATGGATCTCAGACTTGCAATATTTCCTTGAGGAGAATATCGGTATTTCCCACGAACTGCTAACCCGACAAGCCACAAACTCCGTTTCTCAGATTATCAACACCGGACTGACAGAACTTAGAAATTCACTTTTTTCTGTATTCCGACTGTTAACCGTGATTAGTGTTATCCCTATTTATATTTTCTTTTTGCTTTATTACAGAGATTCATTTTATCGCGGTTCAATGCAGATCTTTGTCAATTACCATGACCAAACGCGATCTCTTTTCAATAAAATCATTAAAGTTGCTCAGCAGTACTTGCGTGGGCTGATGTTGGTCACTATCATCGTAGGTATTTTATTCTACATTGTACTGACCATTTTCAATATCAAATATGCCTTCTTCTTTGCAGTTTTACTGGCCGTATTTAACCTGATACCCTACATCGGTGTTTTTATTTCGTCATTATTAGTGGTTCTATACTCTGTCACCATATTTGATTCCATGTTTTACCCGGTGGCAATTCTTATCTCACTTTGGCTTATTCAACTTCTTGAAAACAATCTAATCACACCCTTCGTGGTCGGCTCACAGGTTAAGATCAATCCCCTGGTTGCATTAATCGCTGTCTTTATGGGAGCATCAATCTGGGGGATCTCCGGAATGATCTTATTCATTCCTATGGTTGGTGTGCTCAAGGTCGTATTTGATGAATTTGAAGGACTAAAACCTTTTGGATTATTTCTTGGCAAGTCCTGA
- a CDS encoding YiiX/YebB-like N1pC/P60 family cysteine hydrolase, which translates to MNKKIIYPLFAILLLYGLLLIPINTSIGIQSEAGATPFIWDQDEKWDQLEERFNEARTNIELINPGLIEVKVSAVNDLLDELENTGFNPSDVRLNELLNQFFELAPLIAARGNQNKDFTELYNRSRRIIKEESVNWDINEAETRIALYKSLYGMRATVEEVLLQSKEEIDPVLYVQEEGSVTPSTEILGIEVHSGDLLVSRGGAEVSALISRGNDYPGNFSHVALIYVEEETNDPYLIEAHIERGVAIATAEEYINDRKLRFMVLRPRQDLPEMKENPRIPHIAAKLMFEEAQKRHIPYDFKMNFFDPGAMFCSEVGSYAYKKYGIQLWQSESTISSYGVVTLLNTFGVEHFVTQMPSDLEYDPQLSVVGEWRDTKALFEDHLYNAVIDAMLVCAENGKEIKYNKWLLPVVRMAKAYSYLMNLIGKTGPVPEGMSAMQAAKSEAFIDRHVTLKEKVRTQAAGFSERQNYTPPYWELVRMAEETSGCKEK; encoded by the coding sequence ATGAATAAAAAAATAATTTATCCTCTTTTTGCTATTCTTTTGTTATACGGCTTGTTGCTGATCCCGATAAACACCTCGATTGGTATACAAAGTGAAGCCGGTGCCACTCCTTTTATTTGGGATCAGGATGAAAAATGGGATCAATTGGAGGAGCGGTTCAATGAAGCCAGAACGAATATAGAACTGATTAATCCCGGTTTAATTGAAGTCAAGGTTTCAGCTGTTAATGACTTGCTGGATGAGTTGGAAAACACCGGGTTTAATCCCTCTGATGTTCGGTTGAACGAGTTGTTAAATCAATTTTTTGAGCTTGCCCCTTTGATTGCGGCCCGCGGAAATCAAAATAAAGACTTCACAGAGCTTTACAACCGCAGCAGGCGAATTATAAAAGAGGAGTCGGTTAACTGGGATATAAATGAAGCAGAAACCAGAATAGCTTTGTACAAGTCATTGTATGGCATGAGGGCGACTGTTGAAGAAGTATTACTTCAGTCCAAAGAAGAGATAGACCCGGTTCTATATGTACAAGAAGAAGGGTCGGTCACCCCTTCAACCGAAATTTTAGGAATAGAGGTTCACAGCGGAGATCTTTTGGTTTCACGTGGCGGAGCAGAAGTGTCGGCCCTGATTTCAAGGGGGAATGATTACCCCGGTAATTTCTCACATGTGGCACTTATCTATGTGGAAGAAGAAACCAATGATCCGTATTTGATCGAGGCACATATTGAACGCGGGGTAGCAATAGCAACTGCTGAAGAATATATCAATGATCGAAAGTTAAGATTTATGGTACTTCGCCCGAGACAGGATCTGCCCGAAATGAAAGAAAACCCAAGGATACCCCATATCGCTGCAAAGCTAATGTTTGAAGAGGCACAAAAACGCCATATCCCGTATGATTTTAAAATGAATTTTTTTGATCCCGGAGCAATGTTTTGCTCGGAAGTGGGGTCCTATGCGTATAAAAAATATGGTATTCAGCTTTGGCAATCCGAATCCACAATATCTTCATATGGTGTGGTGACATTGTTAAACACTTTTGGTGTAGAACACTTTGTGACTCAAATGCCCTCCGATCTGGAGTATGATCCTCAACTTTCCGTAGTGGGTGAGTGGAGAGATACAAAAGCACTTTTTGAAGATCACCTGTATAATGCTGTGATTGATGCGATGCTGGTATGTGCCGAAAATGGAAAAGAAATAAAGTATAACAAATGGCTTTTACCCGTAGTTAGAATGGCAAAAGCATATAGTTATTTAATGAATTTAATTGGAAAAACAGGACCGGTTCCCGAAGGAATGAGCGCCATGCAGGCGGCTAAAAGTGAAGCTTTTATCGACCGGCATGTGACATTGAAAGAAAAAGTAAGGACACAGGCGGCTGGATTTTCAGAAAGACAGAATTATACTCCTCCATATTGGGAATTGGTAAGAATGGCAGAAGAAACGAGCGGGTGTAAGGAAAAATGA
- a CDS encoding glycerol-3-phosphate dehydrogenase/oxidase yields MKRTDLLGQVSEYNDYWDVVVIGGGATGLGVGIDAASRGYKTLLLEMHDFAKGTSSRSTKLVHGGVRYLQQGDVSLVIEALHERGLLIQNAPHLVSHQSFIVPSYEWWNGPFYGVGMKVYDALAGKLGINKSKNLSKEKTLEKIPTLEPDGLRGGVMYYDGQFDDSRLAINLAQTIQDEGGTPLNYMKVTSLKKNGHGLIEGVEARDMLDGKDYEINARVVVNATGIFADEILEMDEEGHQNIIQCAQGIHIVLDKEFLPGDSAIMVPHTDDGRVLFAVPWHDKVIVGTTDTPIKEPALEPVALEEEVEFLLRHAAQYLTKNPKRSDVKSVFAGLRPLVKPADAKSTSEISRSHHIQVSESGLVTIAGGKWTTYRKMAEDTVDRAALVAGLEVKECPTKDLRIHGWLKNVDRDDHLFVYGSDKVALMKLIEENESLAEQLHPKLPYIKAEVVWAVRNEMAQTIEDFLSRRTRALLLDAKASLEMAPEVGRLLAKEFGKDEDWVKQEVKEYKQIAKNYILE; encoded by the coding sequence ATGAAAAGAACAGATCTTCTCGGTCAAGTAAGCGAGTATAATGATTATTGGGATGTGGTAGTAATTGGCGGGGGAGCTACCGGACTCGGGGTGGGAATTGATGCCGCTTCACGCGGGTATAAAACGTTGCTTTTGGAAATGCACGATTTTGCCAAAGGAACATCCAGTCGCAGCACTAAATTGGTTCATGGCGGTGTTCGCTACCTACAGCAAGGTGATGTTTCACTGGTTATTGAGGCGTTACATGAGCGGGGACTTCTAATTCAAAATGCCCCCCACCTGGTAAGCCATCAGTCTTTTATAGTGCCAAGCTATGAGTGGTGGAATGGGCCCTTTTATGGAGTTGGGATGAAAGTATATGATGCCCTGGCTGGAAAACTGGGAATAAACAAATCTAAAAACCTATCCAAGGAAAAAACGCTGGAGAAAATACCCACACTGGAACCGGATGGTTTACGGGGAGGAGTAATGTATTACGACGGACAGTTTGATGATTCCCGTCTGGCCATTAATCTTGCCCAAACTATACAAGATGAAGGCGGTACTCCCCTTAACTATATGAAAGTTACCTCCCTCAAAAAAAATGGTCACGGTTTAATTGAAGGTGTAGAAGCCCGAGATATGCTGGATGGGAAAGATTATGAAATCAATGCACGAGTTGTTGTAAATGCAACAGGTATATTCGCAGACGAAATTCTGGAAATGGACGAAGAGGGCCATCAAAATATTATACAATGTGCACAAGGAATTCATATTGTGTTGGATAAGGAGTTTTTGCCGGGCGACTCAGCCATTATGGTTCCCCACACGGATGACGGCCGCGTACTTTTTGCAGTGCCCTGGCATGATAAAGTAATTGTGGGAACCACAGATACGCCGATCAAAGAACCGGCTCTGGAACCGGTGGCTTTGGAAGAAGAAGTAGAATTTTTATTGCGGCATGCGGCTCAGTATCTCACTAAAAATCCGAAGAGGAGTGACGTGAAAAGTGTGTTCGCGGGCTTGCGCCCACTCGTCAAACCGGCAGACGCCAAAAGTACTTCGGAAATTTCAAGAAGCCATCATATACAGGTATCAGAATCCGGCCTGGTGACTATAGCCGGCGGGAAATGGACTACCTATCGTAAAATGGCGGAAGACACGGTAGACCGCGCCGCGTTGGTTGCGGGGCTGGAAGTAAAAGAATGCCCAACCAAAGATCTGCGAATTCACGGATGGCTGAAAAATGTAGATCGGGACGACCACCTTTTTGTGTACGGTTCCGATAAGGTAGCATTGATGAAACTGATTGAAGAGAATGAATCATTGGCCGAACAGCTTCATCCCAAACTCCCCTATATAAAAGCGGAGGTTGTCTGGGCGGTCCGGAATGAAATGGCGCAAACGATTGAAGATTTTCTGTCCCGGAGAACCCGTGCCCTTCTTTTAGACGCCAAAGCCAGCCTGGAAATGGCGCCTGAAGTAGGCCGGTTACTTGCTAAAGAATTTGGTAAAGACGAAGACTGGGTAAAACAGGAAGTGAAGGAATATAAACAGATAGCGAAGAATTATATACTGGAGTGA
- the ispE gene encoding 4-(cytidine 5'-diphospho)-2-C-methyl-D-erythritol kinase has product MANLWISNSYAKINLGLNVLEKLEKGYHAIETGFCFIEWSDRFEVKPGRMHLEMSDPKIPVDDSNLIVKAIKLLQQEAGLKDEYNIKVEKNIPAGAGLGGGSSNAATTLRMMNKVANLGLSQQDLLNLGRKLGADVPFFIKGTPGFATGLGDEIEELDLQPDAWIVSVFPNIESSTAEAYQMCEPKPEPEFSLRNLLMEEEPEEWRYLLENDLEKAVFPRHHLVGNLKDQFYEFGAEYASMSGSGSSVFGVFKQDFVAINAYESFHKLGFPANLTRPKFKPDLGIYLKDE; this is encoded by the coding sequence ATGGCTAATCTCTGGATATCAAATTCGTACGCTAAAATTAACCTCGGGCTGAATGTACTCGAAAAGCTTGAAAAGGGTTATCACGCTATTGAGACAGGTTTTTGTTTTATTGAATGGAGCGACCGTTTTGAAGTAAAGCCGGGGCGTATGCACCTGGAAATGTCAGACCCTAAAATTCCTGTAGACGACTCTAATCTAATTGTAAAGGCTATAAAGTTGCTGCAGCAAGAGGCTGGGCTTAAAGATGAGTATAATATCAAAGTAGAGAAGAATATCCCTGCCGGGGCAGGCTTGGGAGGAGGAAGCAGTAATGCGGCAACCACCCTTCGCATGATGAATAAAGTTGCCAACCTTGGTCTGTCGCAACAGGATTTATTAAACCTGGGAAGAAAGCTGGGTGCTGATGTCCCCTTTTTCATCAAAGGGACGCCGGGGTTTGCAACAGGTTTAGGTGATGAAATAGAGGAGCTTGATCTTCAGCCTGATGCGTGGATTGTATCCGTATTTCCAAATATTGAGAGCAGCACGGCTGAAGCTTACCAAATGTGTGAACCGAAACCCGAGCCGGAATTCTCACTCAGAAATTTATTGATGGAAGAAGAGCCGGAAGAGTGGAGATATCTGTTAGAAAATGACTTGGAGAAAGCGGTATTTCCCAGACATCATTTGGTGGGAAACTTGAAAGATCAATTCTACGAGTTTGGGGCTGAATACGCCAGCATGAGTGGAAGCGGTTCCAGTGTTTTTGGTGTTTTTAAGCAGGATTTTGTTGCAATTAATGCCTACGAGTCGTTTCATAAGCTTGGATTTCCGGCCAACCTGACAAGACCAAAATTTAAACCGGATTTAGGAATTTATTTAAAGGATGAGTGA
- a CDS encoding SMP-30/gluconolactonase/LRE family protein gives MKNTAALAAFLLIPFLLMVSCTPSDQFSLSAPEIITAGYEFTEGPHWLDDGSLIFSDIPANKVYRWRPGSAETSVFIDSSGRSNGIDGMPDGTIVLTQHEGRVSRLMENGGLEALVTEYEGMRLNSPNDLAIRSDSLIYFTDPPFGVSPEDQKLSFAGVYRINKAGKLTLLYDQLSLPNGIAFSPDESHLYVSNSETGDILRFDVLENGDLSNKEVFANIGAPANNGAADGMITDSDGRLYTTGPNGLIVFDNEGNRLANIKFEEQITNVEWGSDETELFITAAHSVYRVTVNN, from the coding sequence ATGAAAAACACAGCTGCTCTCGCCGCTTTTCTTCTTATCCCATTTTTATTGATGGTCTCCTGTACACCTTCTGACCAATTTTCTTTGAGCGCCCCCGAAATTATCACAGCCGGCTATGAATTTACAGAAGGTCCCCACTGGCTGGATGATGGCAGCCTGATCTTCAGTGACATACCGGCAAATAAAGTCTACCGGTGGCGACCCGGTTCGGCAGAAACCTCTGTGTTTATAGACTCCTCCGGGCGATCTAATGGTATTGATGGCATGCCAGACGGCACCATTGTTCTTACCCAACACGAAGGCCGGGTCTCAAGGTTAATGGAGAACGGAGGCTTAGAAGCCCTGGTAACTGAGTATGAGGGAATGAGGCTGAATAGCCCCAACGATCTTGCCATCCGCTCTGATTCCCTTATCTATTTTACCGACCCACCATTCGGGGTTTCCCCTGAGGATCAGAAGCTAAGTTTTGCCGGCGTTTATAGAATAAATAAAGCCGGGAAATTGACGCTCTTATATGACCAACTTTCTCTACCTAACGGAATCGCTTTTTCACCTGATGAATCCCACTTATATGTCAGTAATTCAGAAACCGGGGATATTCTTCGGTTTGACGTACTTGAAAACGGCGACTTATCTAACAAAGAAGTATTTGCAAATATAGGGGCCCCGGCCAATAACGGTGCAGCAGATGGTATGATCACTGATTCCGATGGTCGCCTTTATACTACCGGCCCTAATGGTTTGATCGTGTTTGATAACGAAGGCAACCGGTTGGCCAATATTAAATTTGAGGAGCAGATTACCAATGTAGAATGGGGAAGTGATGAAACAGAGCTCTTTATTACTGCCGCCCATTCTGTTTATCGTGTCACAGTAAATAATTAA
- a CDS encoding patatin-like phospholipase family protein, which yields MKKKVHLVLGSGGARGIAHIAVIEELEKEGYEIIEVIGCSMGAVVGGIYAAGHLSEYKKWLISLSRKGVFDLLDFTFTKQGFVKGEKLFAKHLEVTGKENIEEFRIPFTAVATDMKNHEEVHFKSGDLYKALRASVSIPGFFVPVVEDNRVLVDGGVLNPLPINLVNKKEDAIIVAVNLNGKSLAVFDKKPEPDRIDEMQKWFENLLPDSIMGRREKKPELEPRQESFSLLELMDSSFSFTQDRLTNLMIEVYKPDKLIEIPRNSSGMFDFDQAKKILEIGKKAYQKGMNSTGEES from the coding sequence ATGAAAAAGAAAGTTCATCTTGTTTTAGGAAGCGGCGGCGCACGGGGTATTGCTCACATTGCAGTCATTGAAGAACTGGAAAAAGAAGGCTATGAGATCATTGAGGTAATAGGCTGCTCGATGGGTGCTGTTGTTGGGGGAATTTATGCGGCCGGACATCTTTCAGAATATAAAAAATGGTTGATAAGTCTTTCCCGAAAAGGGGTTTTTGATCTACTGGACTTTACCTTCACAAAACAGGGCTTTGTGAAGGGAGAAAAACTGTTTGCCAAACACCTAGAGGTGACCGGTAAAGAGAATATTGAAGAATTCCGCATTCCCTTTACTGCAGTAGCAACGGATATGAAAAACCATGAAGAAGTACATTTCAAAAGCGGGGATTTATATAAAGCGCTGCGGGCATCAGTTTCTATCCCGGGTTTTTTCGTGCCGGTAGTAGAGGATAATCGCGTATTGGTAGATGGCGGGGTGCTGAACCCCTTACCTATAAATCTGGTAAATAAAAAAGAAGATGCTATTATTGTCGCGGTAAATCTAAATGGAAAATCACTGGCTGTATTTGATAAGAAGCCGGAGCCAGATAGAATAGATGAAATGCAAAAATGGTTTGAAAACCTGCTTCCAGACTCAATAATGGGAAGAAGAGAGAAAAAGCCGGAATTAGAACCGAGACAAGAATCGTTTTCATTATTAGAGCTGATGGACAGTTCTTTCAGCTTTACCCAAGATCGGCTTACCAACCTCATGATTGAAGTCTATAAACCTGATAAACTTATTGAAATCCCCAGAAATAGTTCCGGGATGTTTGATTTTGATCAGGCAAAAAAAATCCTGGAAATAGGAAAAAAGGCGTATCAAAAAGGGATGAACTCAACCGGGGAAGAATCGTAA
- a CDS encoding nitroreductase family protein, which produces MTTEESIRSRKTLKLRANPDNPLPVTKGKDFKKTIEELIELAGKAPFHYESAKGQRSYKLIGNEPWRFHVLDGESCRIFLKALKQEKPMKAPEGIKQMLAASDALILATWLPERSRKLSRKFHPNLKNMEHIAATGAAIQNLILAATSRGVNAYWSSGGIIRKPKVLEFLGIPNHEILLGAVFLFPDEFPESVDTQSGMNADKRGEAGDFMDWIEVGENIQ; this is translated from the coding sequence ATGACCACCGAAGAATCCATTCGTTCACGAAAAACCCTGAAGCTCAGAGCTAATCCTGATAATCCCCTGCCTGTTACCAAAGGAAAGGACTTTAAAAAGACAATTGAAGAACTCATAGAGCTGGCGGGAAAAGCCCCGTTTCATTATGAAAGTGCTAAAGGGCAACGTTCCTATAAATTAATTGGAAATGAGCCGTGGCGATTCCATGTTCTGGATGGAGAAAGCTGCCGGATTTTTCTTAAAGCCTTGAAACAAGAAAAACCCATGAAAGCCCCGGAAGGGATCAAACAAATGTTGGCCGCATCAGATGCGTTAATTCTTGCCACCTGGCTGCCCGAACGCAGTCGGAAGCTGTCCCGGAAATTTCATCCCAACCTGAAAAACATGGAGCATATTGCTGCTACCGGTGCGGCTATTCAAAACCTGATTCTGGCGGCTACTTCGAGAGGCGTCAATGCCTATTGGTCTTCCGGGGGAATTATCCGCAAACCAAAAGTGCTGGAATTTCTCGGCATCCCGAACCACGAGATTCTACTTGGTGCCGTTTTCCTTTTCCCGGATGAATTTCCCGAAAGCGTTGACACTCAATCCGGAATGAATGCAGATAAGCGAGGGGAGGCTGGTGACTTTATGGATTGGATTGAAGTTGGTGAGAATATCCAATAG